Genomic segment of Peptococcaceae bacterium:
GCCACCAGGGGAAGGCCGAGACTATAGGCAAGCGATTTGGCGGTGCTCACCCCCACCAGCAGCGCTCCCACTAAACCTGGGCCGTACGTGACACAAACGGCAGCGAGGGCGGAGAACCCTATTTTCGCTTCATTCAAAGCCAGATCAATAAGCCGGTTGACCTGCTCCAGGTGATGGCGCGAGGCGATTTCCGGCACCACCCCGCCGAAGCGCCTGTGCGTGTCCACCTGGGAAGAAACAATATCGGCCAGTATCTCCCGGCCGTTTGCCAGTACGGCAACTGCGGTTTCGTCACAGCTTGTCTCGACGGCCAGGATAATTTCTTTTTCCAGCATATCTTTGTTATACCTCATATTTCCTTCCACATGATCAGGGCGTCCTCGTTCGTATCCGCATAATAGCCGGGCCTTAGTCCTGCCGGAGTAAAACCCATTTTTTTATACAGCGCCTGGGCTATTTTATTGGATACCCTCACTTCCAGGGTCATGCGCTGGACCCTCTTTTCTTTGGCCAGTTCGAGCAACCCGTTCAGGAGCATTTTGCCCAAGGATTTTCCGCGGTGGGCGGGCGCAACGGCGATGTTGGTGACATGAGCCTCGTCAATGATGATCCACATGCCTCCGTAGCCTACCACGGTGGACGGGTTGCCGGATAAAGTCAACACCAGGTAATAGGCGAACTCGTTGTCGCACAGCTCACAGGTGAAAGCATAGGAAGACCAGGGAGTCGGAAACGATTTTTTTTCAATAGCCACTATCTGGGGTATGTCTTCAATTTTCATGGGCCTCAAGGCGTACTCCATGTTTTCAACCCCAAATTCATTTCAACTTTTCCAGTTTAACCTGGGCTTCAGAAGGCCGTATGTAATCGGGCTTTAGCCGGTAAAGGTCATCGCTTTGCCCATCCATAAGCTTCTCCCTGCCTAGCCAGGCGACGCTGGCGGCGCTGGCAATCGAGAAAACGGGCGGCAGAAACACGGCCCGGCTGCCCAGAACCTTTTCCCATATCTCCCGGTAAACGGCAGCTCCATCGCCGGCAAGCACAACCGGCTCGCCGTATTCGTCCAGCTTTCCGGCCCACTGCAGGGGAGAAATGGCGCAGGCGGGCAGGACCTGTTTAAGCGCGTTATCCTCAAAACGAAAAAGGGCGGCGTAAACCTCCTGCCTCCGGGCATTCAGCAGGGCTGAAACAAGCCCCCGGCCGGCGGCATTCCTGTATGCCAGGGCCTTGAGGGTGGGAACTCCCGCCAAGGGGATGCCGCGACCCTGGGCCAGCCCTTTGGCTGTGGCCATCCCGATCCTTAATCCCGTAAACGAGCCGGGACCTCCCGCCACGGCTATTCCTTCCACCTTGTCCAGGGAACACCCGGTCTGCCTGAGCAGGTCATCAATAAGCGGAAGCAGCTGCTCAGAATGAGTTAAACCTGTGTTCAGGGTCATCTCGCCCTTTAACCCTCCGGCGGAAACCAGCGCGACCGAAGCCACAGGCGTCGAGCTTTCAATTCCCAGCACCAGCATTCTCGATCAACTCCTCGGCCAGGGTTTCCATCTCTTTCCCGTGTGGGACCAGCGTGATGAGGCGGTATTCGCCTTTCCGGGGATGGTATTCCCGTTTTATGATTATCTGAAGGTACTCACCTGGCAGATAAGGCCTGATCAGGTCGCTCCATTCAACCGCCGTGACTCCCGGCCCGTAAAAGAATTCCTCGTAGCCCAGCTCTTCGATCGCCTCGGGAACAGGCAGGCGGTAAACGTCAAAATGCACCAGCGGCAGCCTGCCCTGGTAGCTTTGGATCAGGGTAAAGGTAGGGCTGGTCACCGGTTCACCAACTCCCAGCCCGCAGGCCAGTCCCTTGACGAACAGGGTTTTCCCCGCCCCCAG
This window contains:
- the rimI gene encoding ribosomal protein S18-alanine N-acetyltransferase; the encoded protein is MEYALRPMKIEDIPQIVAIEKKSFPTPWSSYAFTCELCDNEFAYYLVLTLSGNPSTVVGYGGMWIIIDEAHVTNIAVAPAHRGKSLGKMLLNGLLELAKEKRVQRMTLEVRVSNKIAQALYKKMGFTPAGLRPGYYADTNEDALIMWKEI
- the tsaB gene encoding tRNA (adenosine(37)-N6)-threonylcarbamoyltransferase complex dimerization subunit type 1 TsaB, whose protein sequence is MLVLGIESSTPVASVALVSAGGLKGEMTLNTGLTHSEQLLPLIDDLLRQTGCSLDKVEGIAVAGGPGSFTGLRIGMATAKGLAQGRGIPLAGVPTLKALAYRNAAGRGLVSALLNARRQEVYAALFRFEDNALKQVLPACAISPLQWAGKLDEYGEPVVLAGDGAAVYREIWEKVLGSRAVFLPPVFSIASAASVAWLGREKLMDGQSDDLYRLKPDYIRPSEAQVKLEKLK
- the tsaE gene encoding tRNA (adenosine(37)-N6)-threonylcarbamoyltransferase complex ATPase subunit type 1 TsaE, which translates into the protein MYVFKSFNPQDTFKLACLLGKKLKGGELIGLEGELGAGKTLFVKGLACGLGVGEPVTSPTFTLIQSYQGRLPLVHFDVYRLPVPEAIEELGYEEFFYGPGVTAVEWSDLIRPYLPGEYLQIIIKREYHPRKGEYRLITLVPHGKEMETLAEELIENAGAGN